The Phaeocystidibacter marisrubri DNA segment CAAGACCAAGAATAGACCGGTTGTACCACTGGATTTAAGCCTAGATCCCGATGCGCGCATTCTAGTGATCTCTGGTCCAAATGCGGGAGGTAAATCTATTACGCTCAAAACAGTTGGACTCTTTCAGTTGATGCTCCAAAGCGGCTTGCTCCTTCCCGTACATCCAAAGTCGAGCTTCCCTCTAGTTCATAAGATTTTGGCTGATATCGGCGACAGTCAGAGTATTGAAAATGAACTGAGTACCTACAGTTCCAAGTTGGAAAAGATGAAGGAGTTTCTTCATACTTCTGACGAAAAAACACTCTTCTTAATCGATGAATTCGGTTCGGGATCTGACCCTGATTTGGGTGCAGTTCTGGCGCAGGTTTTCTTGAAGTCGTTGAACCGAAAACGAGCCTATGGAATTGCCACCACGCATTACAACAGCATTAAGTCTCTCGCAGCTTCCTTGCCCGGTGTTGTAAATGGGTCGATGCTCTTCAATGGCGCCACCTTAGAACCTGAATACACCCTTCAAATTGGTCAGCCAGGGAGTTCCTACACCTTTGAGGTGGCAGAGCGGGCAGGAATTCCAAAAGGGTTGATCACCTCAGCGAGAAAACGCCTGAAAGAAGGGACCCGAGCGTTGGATGAGCTCCTTGTTGAACTTCAGAAAGAACGTCATGCACTGGGAGTTGAAAGAGCCGAAACGGCGCAGCGTTTAGAGGAACTTGAAGCGATGAAATTACGCCATACCGCACAGATCAAAAAGTTGGAAGACAAGGTTCAAAAACAGAGTCAGACCAATGCCGATCAAAACGAGCAACTCATGTGGGGTAAGCGCTTTGAATCCCTAGTGAAAAGCTGGAACAAAAGCACCAACAATCAACAGCGAAAGGCCGTTGTAGATCGGTTCAAGCAAATGTTATCCGATCGAGGAGGAGAGGTGAAAAAAGTAGAAAAGAAGAACCTGAGCAAAGCCAAGAAGAAACAGCTGGCACTCCTCAAGAAACTTACGTCAGAACCGGTAAAGGTGGGCGATAAAGTAAAGCTCATCAATAGCAAACAGTCGGGACAAATTGTTGAAATCAAAAAAGACAAGTATGTAATTGCATACGACAATGGCATTTCAACGACCACGGAAAGAGACAAGTTTATCTTGGCAAATCGGAGACTTTAATCCTGTGTGACGCGCCTCACCGAACTTCCATAAGAATCGCCTGACCTTTGCACCCATGGATTGGATAGAACTATTGGGTTATGTGGCAGCCATTGCCACTGGTTTTGTGCTCGGGGCTGTCGGTAGTGGAGGAAGTATTATGGCATTGCCTGTTCTGATGTACGTGTTCGGAATTCCGGC contains these protein-coding regions:
- a CDS encoding endonuclease MutS2, which gives rise to MQIYPSDIIEHLEFTDVRKAVAHYAVTKEGIERLLELHPSSDPQEIENNLTEVNEVLSVYQAENSVPALSAADLKDALSMLRIKNAVLEAEQFLDVKQLVEAYNNLHRFCESQKELLPTVGLRFRAFPPNFEIPAAIDRVLERNGVVKSSASSELTKIRTQLSRKRTSADRIFYKAVRKYDSLGFLGDVNEGVHDNRRTIGIQAGFKGRVNGLLHGASNKHSLVFIEPAECVEINNEIAMLIDDEKREVRRILKELTQLLAAHREELNAFSRIMSEVDFIHAKARYALAEDACLPNINYDGEWQVIKGINPVLRHYHKTKNRPVVPLDLSLDPDARILVISGPNAGGKSITLKTVGLFQLMLQSGLLLPVHPKSSFPLVHKILADIGDSQSIENELSTYSSKLEKMKEFLHTSDEKTLFLIDEFGSGSDPDLGAVLAQVFLKSLNRKRAYGIATTHYNSIKSLAASLPGVVNGSMLFNGATLEPEYTLQIGQPGSSYTFEVAERAGIPKGLITSARKRLKEGTRALDELLVELQKERHALGVERAETAQRLEELEAMKLRHTAQIKKLEDKVQKQSQTNADQNEQLMWGKRFESLVKSWNKSTNNQQRKAVVDRFKQMLSDRGGEVKKVEKKNLSKAKKKQLALLKKLTSEPVKVGDKVKLINSKQSGQIVEIKKDKYVIAYDNGISTTTERDKFILANRRL